The Stigmatella aurantiaca DW4/3-1 genome contains the following window.
GCCGTGACGTCGTTGATGCAGGTGAGCCCCCAGATGGCGCGGGCCGCGGTGGCCTCGTCCGCGTTCTTCAACCGCTCCCCGATGACGAGCCCCAGCTCCGCCTCGTAGTGCACCTCCTGGCTGGCCTTGGGCAGGCGGATGGGCGAGCGCGGCCCATTGAGGGCGGTGGAGGGCTTGATGAACAGGAGCGGCTCGCTGGGGACGGGCTTGCCCATCTCCTCGGCGTGCTTGCGGTAGTTCTGCCCGATGCACACCACCTTCGAGGCCTCGGAGGGCACCAGCAGCGTGAGCGAGGACAGCGAGCGCCGCAGCCCCGTCTCCTTGCCCCCGGCCCAGGGCGAGGCGGTGAGCACCACCACCTCCTGGCCCTCGATGCGGCCCGGGTGCGCACGGCCCTCGTGGAGGAAGCGGCAGTAGCGTGTGGGAGTCATCATGTCCTCTGAAAGCCGAGTACGTTGGCCATGTCATAGAGCCCCGGCCGCTGCCGCGCCACCCACTCCGCCGCCCGCAGCGCCCCCTTTCCGAATTGGTCACGGCTGGTGGCCCGGTGAGTCAATTCGATGCGCTCTCCCTCTCCAAAGAAGAAAACGGTGTGCTCGCCTACCACGTCGCCTCCCCTCAACGCCTGCACGCCGATCTCCCGCTCCGAGCGAGGTCCAATCCACCCCCGGCGCGCGAACGTCAGGTCCTCGCTGTTGCGCCCCAGCGACCCCGCCAGCACCTCCGCCAGCCGCAGCGCCGTGCCCGAAGGCGAGTCCTTCTTCATCCGGTGGTGCGTCTCCAGCACCTCCACGTCGAAGCCCTGGCCGAGCACCCGGGCCAGCTCCGCCGCCATCTGGATGACGACGTTGACCCCCACCGAGGTATTGGGCGCCAGCACCACGGGGATGGACCGGGCGCATTCGACCACCTGGTGGCGCGTGTCGGCGTTGAACCCGGTGGAGCCAATCACCATGGCCACCCCCTTGGCGGCGCACTGCCGGGCGTGCGCCACGCTGGCCTCCGCGCTGGTGAAGTCGATGACCACCTGGGCCCCTGCCTCCAGCGCCCGGTCCAGGTTGTCCACCACCGCCAGACCGAGCGGCTCGCCCATGCGCGCCGCCAGCGCCGCATCCAACCCCACGACTGGACTGCCCTGCCGCGCCGTGGCCCCCACGATGGTGAAGTCCCGTGAGCTCCGCGCCAGCCGCATCAGCGTGCTGCCCATGCGTCCGGTGACTCCGGTGATGACTGTCCGCAGCATGCGTCCTACCTTCGTGTCCAAGTCCCCCCCAGGCCGGGGAGGGGTTCATTACAGTAGGTTCAACCGTCCTAGCTCTTCACGCAACTTGGAGGCGTGCGGCTCGGACAGCGGGGTCAACGGCAAGCGGATTTCCGGGCCGAAGACGCCCATCAGGTGCAGCGCCCACTTCACCGGAATCGGATTGGACTCGGCAAAGAGCGCCTTGTGCAGGGCATTGAGCTTGACCTGGAGCGCCCGCGCCACCGTCAGGTTGCCCGCCCGCGCCGCCGCCACCAGGTCCGCCATCAGCCGGGGAGCCACGTTGGACGACACCGAGATGACACCCTTGCCCCCGCAGGCAATGAAGGGCAGCACGGTGAAGTCATCCCCTGACAGCAGGGCGAGCCGGTCTCCACACAGCTCCATCAAATCCACCGCGCGGGACATGGTGACCGAGGCCTCCTTGATGGCCACCACCTCGGACAGCTCCGCCACCCGCGCCACGGTCTCCGGAAGCATGTCCACGCCCGTGCGACCGGGAACATTGTAGGCGATCAGCGGGAAGCCAGGATGCGCGCGGGCGATGGCGCGGTAGTGCTCCACCAGCCCCGCTTGCGTCGGCTTGTTGTAGTAGGGCGTGACGATGAGCGCCCCATCCGCGCCCGCCTCGCGCACGCGCTTCACCGACTCCACCGTCTCCGCGGTGTTGTGGGAGCCCGCGCCGCCCACCACCGGCACCCGTCCCCGCGCCGCCTCCACCGCCACCCGCACCGCACGCCAGCGCTCCTCGGGGGCCATGGTTGCCGCTTCGCCCGTGGTGCCCATGGGCACGATGCCGCTCGTTCCGCCTGCGATCTGCCGCTCGATCAGTTCCCGGTAAGCCGCCTCATCGAACCTTCCATTCTGGAAGGGCGTGGCGAGCGCGGTCATAGACCCTTCAATAGTCTTCAT
Protein-coding sequences here:
- a CDS encoding fumarylacetoacetate hydrolase family protein — protein: MTPTRYCRFLHEGRAHPGRIEGQEVVVLTASPWAGGKETGLRRSLSSLTLLVPSEASKVVCIGQNYRKHAEEMGKPVPSEPLLFIKPSTALNGPRSPIRLPKASQEVHYEAELGLVIGERLKNADEATAARAIWGLTCINDVTARDIQRREVQHTRAKSYDTFACVGPWAVTGLSPADLRILCRVNGQVRQDSRTSDMVFNPAQLVSFISHIMTLLPGDLVSTGTPSGVGALAAGDMVEVELEGIGTLANPVEMEP
- the dapB gene encoding 4-hydroxy-tetrahydrodipicolinate reductase, with translation MLRTVITGVTGRMGSTLMRLARSSRDFTIVGATARQGSPVVGLDAALAARMGEPLGLAVVDNLDRALEAGAQVVIDFTSAEASVAHARQCAAKGVAMVIGSTGFNADTRHQVVECARSIPVVLAPNTSVGVNVVIQMAAELARVLGQGFDVEVLETHHRMKKDSPSGTALRLAEVLAGSLGRNSEDLTFARRGWIGPRSEREIGVQALRGGDVVGEHTVFFFGEGERIELTHRATSRDQFGKGALRAAEWVARQRPGLYDMANVLGFQRT
- the dapA gene encoding 4-hydroxy-tetrahydrodipicolinate synthase yields the protein MKTIEGSMTALATPFQNGRFDEAAYRELIERQIAGGTSGIVPMGTTGEAATMAPEERWRAVRVAVEAARGRVPVVGGAGSHNTAETVESVKRVREAGADGALIVTPYYNKPTQAGLVEHYRAIARAHPGFPLIAYNVPGRTGVDMLPETVARVAELSEVVAIKEASVTMSRAVDLMELCGDRLALLSGDDFTVLPFIACGGKGVISVSSNVAPRLMADLVAAARAGNLTVARALQVKLNALHKALFAESNPIPVKWALHLMGVFGPEIRLPLTPLSEPHASKLREELGRLNLL